From Agromyces sp. SYSU T00194, a single genomic window includes:
- a CDS encoding Maf family protein, translating into MRLYLASTSPARLQLLRQAGIEPVALPPGVDEEALVARTEAERGPLPVDEMVQLLARAKAEALSGAVHEGHPIDGLVLGGDSAFLVDGTIHGKPHRPEVAAARWREQRGRSGELWSGHWLIDHRGGSPRAAVGRPDVASVAFADVTDDEIDAYVATGEPLAVAGAFTVDSLGGPFITRVEGDPSTVVGLSLSTLRELVRELGVEWTSLWNRA; encoded by the coding sequence ATGCGCCTCTACCTCGCGTCGACCTCGCCCGCCCGGCTGCAGCTGCTGCGGCAGGCGGGCATCGAACCGGTGGCGCTCCCGCCCGGGGTCGACGAGGAGGCCCTGGTGGCGCGCACGGAGGCCGAGCGCGGCCCCCTCCCCGTCGACGAGATGGTGCAGCTGCTCGCGCGCGCCAAGGCCGAGGCGCTGTCGGGCGCCGTGCACGAGGGCCACCCGATCGACGGGCTCGTCCTGGGCGGCGACTCCGCCTTCCTCGTCGACGGCACGATCCACGGCAAGCCGCACCGGCCCGAGGTCGCCGCCGCCCGCTGGCGCGAGCAGCGCGGCCGCAGCGGCGAGCTCTGGTCGGGCCACTGGCTCATCGACCACCGCGGCGGGTCGCCGCGCGCCGCGGTCGGGCGCCCCGACGTGGCATCCGTCGCCTTCGCCGACGTCACCGACGACGAGATCGACGCCTACGTGGCGACCGGCGAGCCGCTCGCCGTCGCCGGCGCGTTCACCGTCGACTCGCTCGGCGGTCCGTTCATCACCCGGGTCGAGGGCGACCCGAGCACCGTCGTGGGGCTGTCGCTGTCGACCCTGCGCGAACTGGTGCGCGAGCTCGGGGTGGAGTGGACGTCGCTCTGGAACCGGGCCTGA
- a CDS encoding class I SAM-dependent RNA methyltransferase, protein MARTLELDVGPVAHGGVFVARHEGRVVFTTDALPGERVRARVVDDRHDRYWRAETVEVLEASADRRGHVWEAASLHRDPTERAGGAEFGHIRLERQRALKADVLREAFARFADLEVDPVVEAVEPGADAPPDAAADGTAWRTRVRLQVADDGTLGPFAARSHDVVEITDLPLATPAVAGAAPLGQRFPGAAHVDVIASSDGATRVLVAERDRRGKPRRAPRGELTEFVEGRPFTLEQAGFWQVHANAARTLYRAVQDAVDAAAFDPRAANLDLYGGVGLLAAAVGDRFGETVRITTVEADAHATDHAAANLADWIGAAAVTARVDRFVRDLVEQASRSERHALAQATVVLDPPRSGAGRAVVDALGELRPRQLVYVACDPVALARDVGYLRDAGYALEELRAFDLFPNTHHVEAVARLGSIVA, encoded by the coding sequence ATGGCACGCACCCTCGAGCTCGACGTCGGTCCCGTCGCCCACGGCGGCGTGTTCGTCGCCCGTCACGAGGGGCGCGTGGTGTTCACGACCGACGCGCTGCCGGGGGAGCGGGTGCGTGCGCGCGTGGTCGACGATCGCCACGACCGCTACTGGCGCGCCGAGACCGTGGAGGTGCTCGAGGCATCCGCCGATCGCCGAGGGCACGTGTGGGAGGCCGCGTCGCTCCATCGCGACCCGACGGAGCGGGCGGGCGGCGCCGAGTTCGGGCACATCCGGCTCGAGCGCCAGCGGGCGCTGAAGGCCGACGTGCTCCGCGAGGCCTTCGCGCGGTTCGCCGACCTCGAGGTCGATCCCGTGGTCGAGGCCGTCGAGCCCGGTGCGGATGCGCCGCCCGACGCGGCCGCCGACGGCACCGCCTGGCGCACGCGGGTCCGGCTGCAGGTCGCCGACGACGGCACCCTGGGCCCGTTCGCGGCACGCTCGCACGACGTCGTCGAGATCACCGACCTGCCCCTCGCCACGCCCGCCGTCGCCGGTGCGGCCCCGCTCGGCCAGCGGTTCCCGGGCGCCGCCCACGTCGACGTCATCGCATCGAGCGACGGCGCCACCCGGGTGCTGGTGGCGGAGCGCGATCGTCGCGGGAAGCCGCGCCGAGCGCCGCGGGGCGAGCTCACCGAGTTCGTCGAGGGCCGGCCGTTCACGCTCGAGCAGGCCGGCTTCTGGCAGGTCCACGCGAACGCGGCGCGCACGCTCTACCGCGCGGTGCAGGACGCGGTCGACGCCGCGGCGTTCGACCCCCGCGCCGCGAACCTCGACCTGTACGGCGGCGTCGGGCTGCTGGCCGCGGCGGTCGGCGACCGCTTCGGCGAGACCGTGCGCATCACGACCGTCGAGGCCGACGCGCACGCCACCGACCACGCCGCCGCGAACCTCGCCGACTGGATCGGGGCCGCGGCCGTGACCGCGCGCGTCGACCGGTTCGTGCGCGACCTCGTCGAGCAGGCGTCGCGCTCCGAGCGCCATGCGCTCGCGCAGGCGACCGTCGTGCTCGACCCGCCGCGATCGGGCGCGGGCCGCGCCGTGGTCGACGCGCTCGGCGAACTGCGCCCGCGGCAGCTGGTCTACGTGGCCTGCGATCCGGTCGCGCTCGCCCGCGACGTGGGGTACCTGCGCGACGCCGGCTACGCGCTCGAGGAGCTGCGCGCGTTCGACCTGTTCCCGAACACGCATCATGTGGAGGCGGTCGCCCGCCTCGGCAGTATCGTGGCCTAG
- a CDS encoding response regulator transcription factor, with the protein MGVQAAETGTEVAETPRVAIVDDHEAVRLGLRAACTDAGYDVVATAATVPQLVERLGGEGCDVVVLDLSLGDGTSVTDNVHAVRATGAAVLVHSIADRVASVRESLAAGAAGVIPKSSPMDVVIRSIATVANGDVLNNLEWASAIEADSEFAKAQLGRRERDVLHLYASGLPLKMVAGQLGIAHSTAREYLDRIRAKYVEVGRPAPTKVDLLRRAVEDGILPGLDPEGGDGRG; encoded by the coding sequence GTGGGCGTGCAGGCAGCGGAGACCGGGACCGAGGTGGCGGAGACGCCGCGCGTGGCGATCGTCGACGACCACGAGGCGGTGCGGCTCGGCCTGCGCGCGGCGTGCACGGATGCGGGGTACGACGTCGTCGCCACGGCCGCGACCGTGCCCCAGCTCGTCGAGCGCCTCGGCGGCGAGGGGTGCGACGTCGTCGTGCTCGACCTGTCGCTCGGCGACGGCACGTCCGTGACCGACAACGTGCACGCCGTGCGGGCGACGGGCGCCGCGGTGCTCGTGCACTCGATCGCCGACCGGGTGGCGAGCGTGCGCGAGTCGCTGGCCGCGGGAGCGGCGGGCGTGATCCCGAAGTCGTCCCCGATGGACGTCGTGATCCGATCGATCGCCACGGTCGCCAACGGCGACGTGCTGAACAACCTCGAGTGGGCGAGCGCCATCGAGGCCGACTCCGAGTTCGCAAAGGCGCAGCTCGGCCGCCGCGAACGCGACGTGCTGCACCTGTACGCATCGGGCCTGCCGCTGAAGATGGTCGCGGGGCAGCTCGGCATCGCCCACTCGACGGCGCGCGAGTACCTCGACCGCATCCGCGCCAAGTACGTCGAGGTGGGGCGTCCCGCGCCGACGAAGGTCGACCTCCTCCGCAGGGCCGTCGAGGACGGCATCCTCCCCGGCCTCGACCCCGAAGGCGGGGATGGCCGCGGCTGA
- a CDS encoding sensor histidine kinase: protein MAAAESPLARLSPRQRTAVTRAQIETVSARAVGLFGLVFAAQTAPVALDQNAALHVGAGTVLMAVLYGGIASLAIASITKIAVRRVSLLFALAYAAAVLAWPLLVADPAAMQGQVPWIYYLCTVATTAACITLPLWGAVTYTVVVPVVYGVVRVGPAGGSPGALIAVLDAVYAIILGLVVLIIITMLRQASGAVDAAQEAALRRYDIAVRQHANEVERVRIDALVHDSVLTTLLTAAAAESGQERARAARMARDAVARLEEAGAPGVPSAVERVELTVLVRRLRAAVSTFANPFQVRVVHASGVHLPVEAVEAIYSAAVQGMVNSIQHADGDDGRPIRRSLRVRGVGRDGVVVEIEDDGIGFERSHVPSGRLGIRMSIEERVASAGGSARVASWPGEGTRVVIAWPAELDETEALS from the coding sequence ATGGCCGCGGCTGAGTCGCCCCTCGCGCGACTCAGCCCGCGCCAGCGCACGGCCGTCACCCGTGCGCAGATCGAGACCGTCTCGGCACGGGCCGTCGGCCTGTTCGGGCTGGTCTTCGCCGCCCAGACCGCGCCCGTCGCACTCGACCAGAACGCCGCGCTCCACGTGGGTGCCGGCACCGTGCTCATGGCCGTGCTCTACGGCGGCATCGCGTCCCTCGCCATCGCGAGCATCACGAAGATCGCGGTGCGCCGGGTCAGCCTGCTGTTCGCACTCGCGTACGCCGCAGCCGTGCTCGCCTGGCCCCTGCTCGTCGCGGATCCCGCCGCGATGCAGGGGCAGGTGCCGTGGATCTACTACCTGTGCACGGTCGCGACGACCGCGGCGTGCATCACCCTGCCGCTGTGGGGCGCGGTCACCTACACGGTCGTGGTCCCGGTGGTCTACGGCGTCGTGCGGGTCGGCCCCGCCGGTGGTTCGCCCGGGGCGCTGATCGCCGTGCTCGACGCGGTCTACGCGATCATCCTGGGCCTGGTCGTGCTCATCATCATCACCATGCTCCGCCAGGCGTCGGGTGCCGTGGACGCCGCCCAGGAGGCGGCACTGCGTCGCTACGACATCGCGGTGCGCCAGCACGCGAACGAGGTGGAGCGCGTGCGCATCGACGCCCTCGTGCACGACAGCGTGCTGACCACGCTCCTGACCGCCGCGGCCGCGGAGAGCGGGCAGGAGCGAGCGCGTGCCGCGCGCATGGCACGGGACGCGGTCGCCCGGCTCGAGGAGGCCGGGGCGCCCGGGGTGCCGAGCGCGGTCGAGCGGGTGGAGTTGACGGTGCTGGTCCGGCGGCTGCGCGCGGCCGTCTCGACGTTCGCGAACCCGTTCCAGGTGCGCGTGGTGCACGCGAGCGGCGTGCACCTGCCGGTCGAGGCGGTCGAGGCGATCTACTCGGCCGCGGTGCAGGGCATGGTCAACAGCATCCAGCACGCCGACGGCGACGACGGGCGTCCGATCCGCCGTTCGCTGCGGGTGCGCGGTGTGGGCCGCGACGGCGTCGTCGTCGAGATCGAGGACGACGGGATCGGGTTCGAGCGCAGCCACGTGCCGTCGGGACGACTCGGCATCCGCATGTCGATCGAGGAGCGCGTCGCGAGCGCAGGCGGGTCCGCCCGCGTCGCGAGCTGGCCGGGCGAGGGCACGCGCGTCGTGATCGCCTGGCCCGCGGAACTGGACGAGACGGAGGCGCTGTCGTGA
- a CDS encoding acyl-CoA carboxylase subunit beta, whose amino-acid sequence MNRVTDATPSAPDLSTTEGKLADLKERFHEAVTAAGETARQKQHAKGKMTARERIEELLDPGSFVELDEFVRHRTHAFGMESKRPYGDAVVTGTGTVHGRQVAVYSQDFTVFGGSLGEVAGEKIIKVMELAIKTGVPIIGILDSGGARIQEGVVALGKYGEIFRRNTAASGVIPQISIVMGPAAGGAVYSPALTDFVVMVDKSSHMFVTGPDVIKTVTGEEVGFEELGGALTHNKVSGVAHYLASDESDALDYVRTLLGYLPDNNQSEAPVYDSEVELETTDGDRRLNTLIPDSPNQPYDMHDVIAGIVDDGEFLEVQPLFAPNILIGFARIEGRSVGIIANQPSAMAGTLNIEAGEKASRFVRFCDAFSIPILTLVDVPGYLPGTDQEWTGVIRRGAKLLYAYAEATVPLVTVITRKAYGGAYIVMGSKQLGADLNFAWPTAEIAVMGGQGAVNILYRGEIKRAEEAGEDVAAVRTKLANEYTYNVASPFLAAERGELDGVIEPAATRVTVTKALRALRTKRASLPPKKHGNIPL is encoded by the coding sequence GTGAACCGCGTGACCGACGCGACCCCTTCCGCACCCGATCTCTCCACGACCGAGGGCAAGCTCGCCGACCTGAAGGAGCGCTTCCACGAGGCCGTCACGGCCGCGGGCGAGACCGCCCGGCAGAAGCAGCACGCCAAGGGCAAGATGACCGCGCGCGAGCGCATCGAGGAGCTCCTCGACCCGGGCTCCTTCGTCGAGCTGGACGAGTTCGTGCGCCACCGGACGCACGCCTTCGGCATGGAGTCCAAGCGCCCGTACGGCGACGCCGTCGTCACCGGCACCGGCACCGTGCACGGCCGTCAGGTCGCGGTCTACTCGCAGGACTTCACGGTCTTCGGCGGCTCGCTCGGCGAGGTCGCCGGCGAGAAGATCATCAAGGTCATGGAGCTCGCCATCAAGACCGGCGTGCCCATCATCGGCATCCTCGACTCGGGCGGCGCCCGCATCCAGGAGGGCGTGGTCGCGCTGGGCAAGTACGGCGAGATCTTCCGCCGCAACACCGCCGCATCGGGCGTCATCCCGCAGATCTCGATCGTGATGGGGCCCGCCGCGGGCGGCGCGGTCTACTCCCCCGCCCTCACCGACTTCGTCGTGATGGTCGACAAGTCGAGCCACATGTTCGTCACCGGTCCCGACGTCATCAAGACGGTCACCGGCGAGGAGGTCGGCTTCGAGGAACTGGGCGGCGCGCTCACCCACAACAAGGTCTCCGGCGTCGCGCACTACCTCGCCAGCGACGAGTCCGACGCGCTCGACTACGTGCGCACGCTGCTCGGCTACCTGCCCGACAACAACCAGTCGGAGGCACCGGTCTACGACAGCGAGGTCGAGCTCGAGACGACCGACGGCGACCGGCGCCTGAACACGCTCATCCCCGACTCGCCGAACCAGCCGTACGACATGCACGACGTCATCGCGGGCATCGTCGACGACGGCGAGTTCCTCGAGGTGCAGCCGCTGTTCGCACCGAACATCCTGATCGGCTTCGCCCGCATCGAGGGCCGTTCGGTCGGCATCATCGCCAACCAGCCGAGCGCCATGGCGGGCACGCTCAACATCGAGGCGGGAGAGAAGGCGAGCCGCTTCGTGCGCTTCTGCGACGCGTTCTCCATCCCGATCCTCACCCTCGTCGACGTACCCGGCTACCTGCCGGGCACCGACCAGGAGTGGACCGGCGTCATCCGCCGTGGCGCGAAGCTGCTCTACGCGTACGCCGAGGCGACCGTTCCGCTGGTCACGGTCATCACCCGCAAGGCCTACGGCGGCGCGTACATCGTGATGGGCTCCAAGCAGCTCGGCGCCGACCTGAACTTCGCCTGGCCGACCGCCGAGATCGCGGTCATGGGCGGCCAGGGCGCGGTCAACATCCTCTACCGCGGCGAGATCAAGCGTGCCGAGGAAGCCGGCGAGGACGTCGCCGCCGTGCGCACCAAGCTGGCCAACGAGTACACCTACAACGTCGCGTCGCCGTTCCTCGCGGCCGAGCGCGGCGAGCTCGACGGCGTCATCGAGCCGGCCGCGACCCGCGTCACCGTGACCAAGGCGCTCCGGGCGCTGCGCACCAAGCGCGCGAGCCTGCCGCCGAAGAAGCACGGCAACATCCCGCTCTAG